One segment of Drosophila mauritiana strain mau12 chromosome 3R, ASM438214v1, whole genome shotgun sequence DNA contains the following:
- the LOC117142751 gene encoding cilia- and flagella-associated protein 36 produces MSVEDSWVFDSLVCFLHGPIWNAPLQTFIEQKSLVFDPNQQLDENNPDILQIHEEYKNLVDYMLGSFMEEMQISPEQFEMACLEGRQQGQGENPFHFHQVLFQQIWAANDLKIFIRMMTQRNVELQLQALDLIEKNQLAHGGAEEGDDRSADASSDPGDTASEVEQMIAKTVSDELESPEAALTPEQEPNLELVNDKFQRLNLFFEQEDRVDPSDVVSRQEYLRQQRDKIVEIKKQTRAKQLQETMSRGTPHAPEGARPSSALVAQQLLENGGQTKELSMPAPLEAEENAALQLRRNLAKRLRSEVVEQK; encoded by the exons ATGTCGGTGGAAGACTCCTGGGTTTTCGATTCGCTGGTGTGCTTCCTGCACGGGCCCATTTGGAATGCTCCGCTCCAGACGTTCATAGAGCAAAAGTCCTTAG TCTTCGATCCCAACCAGCAGTTGGATGAGAACAATCCGGACATACTGCAGATACACGAGGAATACAAGAATCTGGTGGACTACATGCTGGGCAGCTTCATGGAGGAGATGCAGATATCACCGGAGCAGTTCGAGATGGCCTGTCTGGAGGGTAGGCAGCAGGGTCAGGGCGAGAATCCCTTTCATTTCCACCAGGTGCTTTTCCAGCAG ATATGGGCCGCCAACGATCTGAAGATATTCATACGCATGATGACGCAACGCAACGTGGAGCTTCAGCTGCAGGCCCTGGATCTCATAGAGAAAAATCAATTAGCCCATGGTGGCGCCGAGGAGGGGGACGACCGCAGTGCGGACGCGAGCTCGGATCCAGG GGATACCGCCTCCGAGGTGGAACAAATGATAGCCAAGACGGTGTCTGACGAACTGGAGAGCCCCGAAGCGGCCCTAACTCCAGAGCAGGAGCCCAATCTGGAGCTGGTCAACGACAAGTTCCAGCGCCTGAATCTGTTCTTCGAGCAGGAGGATCGCGTGGACCCCAGTGATGTAGTCTCGCGGCAGGAGTACCTGCGCCAACAGCGTGACAAGATTGTGGAGATTAAGAAGCAGACTCGTGCGAAGCAACTGCAGGAGACCATGTCCCGAGGTACTCCACATGCACCGGAAGGAGCGCGTCCCAGCTCCGCGTTGGTGGCCCAACAGCTGCTCGAGAACGGCGGCCAGACTAAGGAGCTCTCGATGCCGGCACCACTGGAAGCTGAGGAGAACGCTGCCCTGCAACTCAGACGCAATCTTGCCAAGCGCTTGCGCAGCGAAGTGGTTGAGCAGAAGTGA
- the LOC117142745 gene encoding serine/threonine-protein phosphatase 4 regulatory subunit 3 isoform X1, which yields MTTDTRRRVKLYALNAERQWDDRGTGHVSSTYVERLKGISLLVRAESDGSLLLESKIQPDTAYQKQQDTLIVWSEGDNFDLALSFQEKAGCDEIWEKICQVQGKDPSVEITQDIVEESEDERFEDMSDTAPPIELPPCELSRLEDISETIQSCLSTPLRKEKLSMALESESYIKKLLNLFHVCEDLDNTEGLHHLFEIFKNIFLLNKNALFEIMFADDTIFDVVGCLEYDPSVSQPKKHRQYLKQLAKFREAVPIKNLDLLAKIHQTFRVQYIQDIILPTPSVFVEDNMLNTLSSFIFFNKVEIVTMIQDDERYLLDVFAVLTDPTTGDAKRRDTVLFLKEFCNYAQNLQPQGKDSFYKTLTCLGILQALELTLVMNDKKTKSASIDILTAIVEFSPLVVRNYTLNQANRPEVERMLLNIAIEQMLNDSEPELGIAVQLMGIVKILLEPENMLTEKGDFLNFFYKYSVQTLVAPVILNTIGDRPQNEDYQTAQLLGIVLDILSFCVEHHSYHIKNFLLQKDLLKRILVLMKSTHTFLVLGALRLLRKIIALKDEFYNRHIVKCNLFAPVVDAFIRNNGRYNLLESAILELFEFIKLEDIRTLCVYFVENFSKIFDEIEYVQTFKYLKNRYDQYQDRLKDRDKMENRTDGGLPIIRSGGRFRRDQRQMEEEEEMWFNEEDDFTEEIDTYNNVMKSVSEKNGPQTQNQQKSSPPHSTSPHSGLLGSLSTTASSTATSATSGAPVASGSSSPEAISADEQTQAAVHLAAAANIALQHHQQQQQQQQQNPFQQQTQPEIAELQQQLSSVEAPQSQELELSQSAAASASPTSSSSSLEASTSSSSASSSSSSSSSSSPPGSSAAASLCDSATVAAVAASQFLSTIATAMAASVTAAAATNSSPSISPAPAVSSPDIENADAQLPPSDDASSPVSGEQDANSTEGASSEADKTTAKKGLVDYESDSGEEDYEEDEYSEGPQAQKRARLA from the exons ATGACGACCGACACCCGCCGACGCGTCAAGCTGTACGCGCTGAATGCGGAACGGCAATGGGATGATCGTGGCACTGGCCACGTGTCATCCACCTATGTGGAAAGACTAAAAG GCATCTCGCTTTTGGTGCGAGCCGAATCCGATGGATCTCTGCTTTTGGAGAGCAAGATACAACCGGACACCGCATACCAGAAGCAACAGGATACGCTGATCGTGTGGTCCGAGGGCGATAACTTTGATCTGGCCCTGAGTTTCCAGGAAAAGGCGGGCTGCGACGAAATATGGGAAAAGATATGTCAG GTGCAAGGCAAGGATCCATCTGTAGAAATAACTCAAGACATCGTCGAAGAGTCTGAGGATGAGCGGTTTGAGGACATGTCGGATACTGCGCCACCCATTGAGCTACCACCCTGCGAGCTTTCCCGGCTGGAGGACATCTCGGAAACGATACAAAGCTGTCTCTCCACGCCGCTGCGAAAGGAAAAGTTGTCGATGGCTCTGGAGTCGGAGAGCTATATCAAGAAGCTGCTGAACTTGTTCCACGTGTGTGAGGACCTGGACAATACCGAGGGCCTGCATCACCTCTTCGAGATCTTCAAGAACATCTTCTTGCTAAATAAGAACGCGCTCTTTGAGATTATGTTTGCGGATGATACCATCTTTGATGTGGTCGGGTGCTTGGAGTACGATCCGAGTGTATCTCAGCCCAAAAAGCATCGACAGTATCTGAAGCAGTTAGCCAAGTTCCGCGAGGCAGTGCCGATTAAAAACCTAGACCTGCTGGCTAAGATCCACCAGACGTTCCGGGTGCAGTACATCCAGGACATTATCCTGCCCACACCATCGGTCTTTGTCGAAGACAACATGCTGAACACCCTGTCCAGCTTCATCTTCTTTAACAAGGTGGAGATTGTCACGATGATCCAGGACGACGAACGGTATCTCCTGGATGTGTTTGCGGTTCTCACCGATCCCACCACCGGAGACGCGAAACGCCGCGACACAGTCCTCTTCCTGAAGGAGTTCTGCAACTATGCCCAGAATCTGCAGCCGCAGGGCAAGGACTCGTTCTACAAAACTCTCACCTGCCTAGGCATTCTGCAGGCGCTGGAACTCACTCTCGTGATGAACGACAAGAAGACCAAATCGGCCTCCATCGACATTCTCACGGCCATCGTAGAGTTCTCGCCGCTGGTAGTGCGCAATTACACGCTCAACCAGGCCAATCGGCCAGAAGTG GAGCGTATGCTACTGAACATTGCCATCGAACAAATGCTGAACGACTCGGAGCCGGAGCTTGGAATCGCGGTGCAGCTAATGGGTATCGTCAAGATTCTGTTGGAGCCGGAGAACATGCTCACCGAGAAGGGCGATTTTCTCAACTTCTTTTACAAATACAGTGTGCAAACGTTAGTGG CTCCGGTGATACTTAACACGATAGGCGACCGTCCGCAAAACGAGGACTATCAGACGGCCCAGCTGCTGGGAATCGTCCTGGACATTCTCTCGTTCTGCGTGGAACACCACAGTTATCACATCAAAAACTTTTTGTTGCAAAAGGATCTCCTCAAGCGAATACTGGTGCTAATGAAGAGCACACATACGTTCCTTGTCCTCGGCGCTCTGCGATTACTGCGCAAGATAATTGCACTTAAAGATGAGTTTTACAATAG ACACATTGTCAAGTGCAATCTGTTTGCGCCGGTGGTAGATGCCTTCATTCGCAACAACGGCCGTTACAACCTTCTGGAGTCAGCCATTCTGGAGCTGTTTGAGTTTATAAAACTCGAGGATATCCGCACTCTGTGCGTTTACTTCGTGGAGAACTTCAGCAAGATATTTGATGAAATCGAATACGTGCAGACATTTAAGTACTTGAAGAATCGCTACGATCAGTACCAGGATCGGCTTAAGGATCGCGACAAGATGGAAAACCGAACTGACGG TGGCCTGCCCATCATCCGTAGCGGTGGCCGGTTTCGTCGGGATCAGCGGCAAAtggaggaggaagaggaaaTGTGGTTCAACGAGGAGGACGATTTCACTGAGGAAATCGACACATACAACAATGTCATGAAAT CCGTCAGCGAAAAGAATGGCCCGCAAACGCAAAACCAGCAGAAATCCTCTCCGCCACACAGCACGTCGCCTCACAGTGGATTGTTGGGAAGCCTGAGCACCACCGCGTCATCCACTGCCACATCCGCCACGTCAGGTGCACCGGTGgccagcggcagcagtagccCCGAGGCCATCTCCGCCGACGAGCAGACGCAGGCGGCGGTGCATTTGGCTGCCGCTGCAAATATTGCGCTtcagcaccaccagcaacaacaacagcagcagcagcagaacccATTCCAGCAACAGACACAGCCCGAGATCGCGGAGCTACAACAGCAGCTGAGCAGCGTGGAAGCGCCTCAAAGCCAGGAGTTGGAGCTGTCACAATCGGCCGCCGCCAGTGCATCGCCCACTTCGTCATCCTCGTCTCTGGAAGCCTCGACGTCCTCTTCATCGGCGTCATCGTCttcatcgtcgtcgtcatcatcctCGCCGCCCGGCTCATCGGCAGCAGCATCGCTATGCGATTCGGCGACAGTAGCCGCCGTGGCAGCATCACAGTTTCTCTCAACGATCGCCACAGCCATGGCGGCCTCTgtgacggcggcggcggcaacaAACAGCTCGCCGAGCATTTCGCCCGCTCCGGCCGTGTCCAGTCCGGATATCGAGAACGCCGACGCCCAGTTGCCACCCAGCGATGACGCCAGCAGCCCGGTCAGTGGGGAGCAAGATGCTAACAGCACGGAAGGTGCCAGCAGCGAGGCGGACAAGACGACGGCCAAAAAG GGTCTAGTGGACTACGAGAGTGATTCTGGCGAAGAAGACTACGAGGAGGACGAGTACTCCGAGGGGCCACAAGCACAAAAGCGCGCGCGTCTGGCATAG
- the LOC117142745 gene encoding serine/threonine-protein phosphatase 4 regulatory subunit 3 isoform X2, producing MTTDTRRRVKLYALNAERQWDDRGTGHVSSTYVERLKGISLLVRAESDGSLLLESKIQPDTAYQKQQDTLIVWSEGDNFDLALSFQEKAGCDEIWEKICQVQGKDPSVEITQDIVEESEDERFEDMSDTAPPIELPPCELSRLEDISETIQSCLSTPLRKEKLSMALESESYIKKLLNLFHVCEDLDNTEGLHHLFEIFKNIFLLNKNALFEIMFADDTIFDVVGCLEYDPSVSQPKKHRQYLKQLAKFREAVPIKNLDLLAKIHQTFRVQYIQDIILPTPSVFVEDNMLNTLSSFIFFNKVEIVTMIQDDERYLLDVFAVLTDPTTGDAKRRDTVLFLKEFCNYAQNLQPQGKDSFYKTLTCLGILQALELTLVMNDKKTKSASIDILTAIVEFSPLVVRNYTLNQANRPEVERMLLNIAIEQMLNDSEPELGIAVQLMGIVKILLEPENMLTEKGDFLNFFYKYSVQTLVAPVILNTIGDRPQNEDYQTAQLLGIVLDILSFCVEHHSYHIKNFLLQKDLLKRILVLMKSTHTFLVLGALRLLRKIIALKDEFYNRHIVKCNLFAPVVDAFIRNNGRYNLLESAILELFEFIKLEDIRTLCVYFVENFSKIFDEIEYVQTFKYLKNRYDQYQDRLKDRDKMENRTDGGGRFRRDQRQMEEEEEMWFNEEDDFTEEIDTYNNVMKSVSEKNGPQTQNQQKSSPPHSTSPHSGLLGSLSTTASSTATSATSGAPVASGSSSPEAISADEQTQAAVHLAAAANIALQHHQQQQQQQQQNPFQQQTQPEIAELQQQLSSVEAPQSQELELSQSAAASASPTSSSSSLEASTSSSSASSSSSSSSSSSPPGSSAAASLCDSATVAAVAASQFLSTIATAMAASVTAAAATNSSPSISPAPAVSSPDIENADAQLPPSDDASSPVSGEQDANSTEGASSEADKTTAKKGLVDYESDSGEEDYEEDEYSEGPQAQKRARLA from the exons ATGACGACCGACACCCGCCGACGCGTCAAGCTGTACGCGCTGAATGCGGAACGGCAATGGGATGATCGTGGCACTGGCCACGTGTCATCCACCTATGTGGAAAGACTAAAAG GCATCTCGCTTTTGGTGCGAGCCGAATCCGATGGATCTCTGCTTTTGGAGAGCAAGATACAACCGGACACCGCATACCAGAAGCAACAGGATACGCTGATCGTGTGGTCCGAGGGCGATAACTTTGATCTGGCCCTGAGTTTCCAGGAAAAGGCGGGCTGCGACGAAATATGGGAAAAGATATGTCAG GTGCAAGGCAAGGATCCATCTGTAGAAATAACTCAAGACATCGTCGAAGAGTCTGAGGATGAGCGGTTTGAGGACATGTCGGATACTGCGCCACCCATTGAGCTACCACCCTGCGAGCTTTCCCGGCTGGAGGACATCTCGGAAACGATACAAAGCTGTCTCTCCACGCCGCTGCGAAAGGAAAAGTTGTCGATGGCTCTGGAGTCGGAGAGCTATATCAAGAAGCTGCTGAACTTGTTCCACGTGTGTGAGGACCTGGACAATACCGAGGGCCTGCATCACCTCTTCGAGATCTTCAAGAACATCTTCTTGCTAAATAAGAACGCGCTCTTTGAGATTATGTTTGCGGATGATACCATCTTTGATGTGGTCGGGTGCTTGGAGTACGATCCGAGTGTATCTCAGCCCAAAAAGCATCGACAGTATCTGAAGCAGTTAGCCAAGTTCCGCGAGGCAGTGCCGATTAAAAACCTAGACCTGCTGGCTAAGATCCACCAGACGTTCCGGGTGCAGTACATCCAGGACATTATCCTGCCCACACCATCGGTCTTTGTCGAAGACAACATGCTGAACACCCTGTCCAGCTTCATCTTCTTTAACAAGGTGGAGATTGTCACGATGATCCAGGACGACGAACGGTATCTCCTGGATGTGTTTGCGGTTCTCACCGATCCCACCACCGGAGACGCGAAACGCCGCGACACAGTCCTCTTCCTGAAGGAGTTCTGCAACTATGCCCAGAATCTGCAGCCGCAGGGCAAGGACTCGTTCTACAAAACTCTCACCTGCCTAGGCATTCTGCAGGCGCTGGAACTCACTCTCGTGATGAACGACAAGAAGACCAAATCGGCCTCCATCGACATTCTCACGGCCATCGTAGAGTTCTCGCCGCTGGTAGTGCGCAATTACACGCTCAACCAGGCCAATCGGCCAGAAGTG GAGCGTATGCTACTGAACATTGCCATCGAACAAATGCTGAACGACTCGGAGCCGGAGCTTGGAATCGCGGTGCAGCTAATGGGTATCGTCAAGATTCTGTTGGAGCCGGAGAACATGCTCACCGAGAAGGGCGATTTTCTCAACTTCTTTTACAAATACAGTGTGCAAACGTTAGTGG CTCCGGTGATACTTAACACGATAGGCGACCGTCCGCAAAACGAGGACTATCAGACGGCCCAGCTGCTGGGAATCGTCCTGGACATTCTCTCGTTCTGCGTGGAACACCACAGTTATCACATCAAAAACTTTTTGTTGCAAAAGGATCTCCTCAAGCGAATACTGGTGCTAATGAAGAGCACACATACGTTCCTTGTCCTCGGCGCTCTGCGATTACTGCGCAAGATAATTGCACTTAAAGATGAGTTTTACAATAG ACACATTGTCAAGTGCAATCTGTTTGCGCCGGTGGTAGATGCCTTCATTCGCAACAACGGCCGTTACAACCTTCTGGAGTCAGCCATTCTGGAGCTGTTTGAGTTTATAAAACTCGAGGATATCCGCACTCTGTGCGTTTACTTCGTGGAGAACTTCAGCAAGATATTTGATGAAATCGAATACGTGCAGACATTTAAGTACTTGAAGAATCGCTACGATCAGTACCAGGATCGGCTTAAGGATCGCGACAAGATGGAAAACCGAACTGACGG CGGTGGCCGGTTTCGTCGGGATCAGCGGCAAAtggaggaggaagaggaaaTGTGGTTCAACGAGGAGGACGATTTCACTGAGGAAATCGACACATACAACAATGTCATGAAAT CCGTCAGCGAAAAGAATGGCCCGCAAACGCAAAACCAGCAGAAATCCTCTCCGCCACACAGCACGTCGCCTCACAGTGGATTGTTGGGAAGCCTGAGCACCACCGCGTCATCCACTGCCACATCCGCCACGTCAGGTGCACCGGTGgccagcggcagcagtagccCCGAGGCCATCTCCGCCGACGAGCAGACGCAGGCGGCGGTGCATTTGGCTGCCGCTGCAAATATTGCGCTtcagcaccaccagcaacaacaacagcagcagcagcagaacccATTCCAGCAACAGACACAGCCCGAGATCGCGGAGCTACAACAGCAGCTGAGCAGCGTGGAAGCGCCTCAAAGCCAGGAGTTGGAGCTGTCACAATCGGCCGCCGCCAGTGCATCGCCCACTTCGTCATCCTCGTCTCTGGAAGCCTCGACGTCCTCTTCATCGGCGTCATCGTCttcatcgtcgtcgtcatcatcctCGCCGCCCGGCTCATCGGCAGCAGCATCGCTATGCGATTCGGCGACAGTAGCCGCCGTGGCAGCATCACAGTTTCTCTCAACGATCGCCACAGCCATGGCGGCCTCTgtgacggcggcggcggcaacaAACAGCTCGCCGAGCATTTCGCCCGCTCCGGCCGTGTCCAGTCCGGATATCGAGAACGCCGACGCCCAGTTGCCACCCAGCGATGACGCCAGCAGCCCGGTCAGTGGGGAGCAAGATGCTAACAGCACGGAAGGTGCCAGCAGCGAGGCGGACAAGACGACGGCCAAAAAG GGTCTAGTGGACTACGAGAGTGATTCTGGCGAAGAAGACTACGAGGAGGACGAGTACTCCGAGGGGCCACAAGCACAAAAGCGCGCGCGTCTGGCATAG
- the LOC117142743 gene encoding integrator complex subunit 5, translating to MLRQNLLDQLKHFIETVSNGHSCPQLLTSPNLIKLALGFLEELPATRDIVFEYFALLAEISVQLYVSPEMTDPKTGMPVSQVKQAGNRQQQQRAPEYEAFNLVKTALQSLVWKGPPAWSPLIANWSLELVAKLSDKYTQRRMTITASCNYWLECSAMHGLMTLINSCFRKLTQPEEEACVEIMLNAFHRFPMTFDWIVARLGGCFPYKIIMQILQCGIKRFVDDYRCHLDSEAGILDYMTSCHEQHLRAAFREMLREGFAPKKPLDVAVVPFLLITTNYSDTILQSLVNVLVEIYTEDMCEVIVQKSPLWLSNKMFAGMQPTLNNAVLRLNERGATLLLTAAKMAEKYVWCQDFLDNSMQELEQWVLNQRNFPLLADLAYEETKYMLWKSCLSTNLFEQQTAVRLLLVVSSQHPNIYYQTISQLLKKSYAQNPNGIGALIRLLGGQSGMVNFPGFTPGFKMVLEDITLDVQVNNRLPVPPGTPTEAFNTFSNLNILARMHKSKNVAPYIKAQHLNQALNECLPKILQIFECTVNKLVLRMDRDAAERIADKFKAQQSRNNNNNNELCNGKDYGKRTKLEPGEDKEDDEDAIRMRLAHLIVDLLNNIEAGSRTTVLRTPLVLKLATLSVKYFFVGLTEKTVIRRAAASHRSYTLLQRQCSARKIARTVCLRELVERALFYHGHLLGQLEVYQRDELEIPEHEHLILQNLHTSSGANSNRSVLHSGIIGRGLRPVLPPSERNCDAEKQALYLKALNACCADLEKPNNVEGYSLVSLLLVELVSTDVMYNGLPFPDEEFTRVTMERDMLIRRAFINSPVLWAVLGLIAGHRPALCYSSVLLRALCATCLHHWRGKNVNRFQPTAANDELMLCTKKMLQLLAMSQLIPPPLTNLHLIIEHFESAEIALLLRECIWNYLKDHVPSPALFHVDNNGLHWRNTKLAKVPPQYVDPLRHLMQRKLSTLGPHYHQMFIMGELMEGDSEPDPTARLQIVEID from the exons ATGCTGCGCCAGAACCTGTTGGATCAGCTTAAGCACTTCATAGAGACGGTGAGCAATGGGCACAGTTGTCCGCAGCTGCTGACCAGCCCCAATCTCATCAAGCTCGC GCTGGGATTCTTGGAGGAGCTGCCAGCCACGCGAGACATTGTGTTCGAGTACTTCGCCCTGCTGGCCGAGATCAGTGTGCAGCTGTATGTGTCACCGGAGATGACGGATCCAAAGACCGGTATGCCGGTGTCCCAGGTGAAGCAGGCCGGGAatcgccagcagcagcaacgtgCTCCGGAATACGAGGCCTTCAATCTGGTGAAGACGGCGCTGCAGAGTCTGGTGTGGAAGGGACCACCCGCCTGGTCGCCGCTCATCGCCAACTGGAGTCTGGAGCTGGTGGCCAAACTGTCCGATAAGTACACACAGCGGCGGATGACCATCACCGCCAGCTGCAACTACTGGCTGGAGTGCAGCGCCATGCACGGACTGATGACCCTTATAAATAGTTGTTTCCGGAAGTTAACCCAACCGGAGGAGGAGGCCTGCGTGGAGATCATGCTCAATGCCTTTCACCGGTTTCCAATGACCTTCGACTGGATTGTGGCCAGATTGGGCGGCTGCTTCCCTTACAAGATTATCATGCAGATTCTACAGTGCGGCATCAAGCGATTCGTCGATGACTATCGCTGCCATCTGGACTCGGAGGCGGGCATCCTGGATTATATGACCTCGTGCCACGAACAGCACCTGAGGGCCGCATTCCGTGAGATGCTTAGGGAGGGATTCGCACCGAAGAAGCCGCTGGACGTGGCCGTCGTTCCTTTTCTGCTGATCACCACCAACTACTCGGACACGATCCTGCAGAGTTTGGTCAATGTGCTAGTCGAAATCT ATACCGAGGACATGTGCGAGGTGATAGTGCAGAAGTCGCCGTTGTGGCTGAGCAACAAGATGTTTGCCGGCATGCAGCCCACGCTGAATAATGCCGTGCTCCGCCTGAACGAGCGTGGAGCGACGTTGCTGCTAACGGCTGCCAAAATGGCCGAGAAGTATGTTTGGTGCCAGGATTTCCTGGACAACTCGATGCAGGAGCTGGAACAGTGGGTGCTCAACCAGCGGAACTTCCCGCTGCTGGCCGATCTGGCCTACGAGGAAACAAAGTACATGCTGTGGAAGAGCTGCCTCAGCACCAATCTCTTCGAGCAGCAAACAGCGGTGAGATTACTGCTGGTGGTCT CATCCCAGCATCCGAATATTTACTACCAAACTATATCGCAACTTCTAAAGAAGTCGTATGCTCAGAATCCCAATGGCATTGGCGCACTAATTCGCTTGCTTGGCGGACAAAGCGGCATGGTAAACTTTCCGGGATTCACGCCAGGTTTCAAGATGGTCTTGGAGGACATCACGTTGGATGTTCAAGTTAACAATCGATTGCCAGTTCCGCCGGGCACACCCACAGAAGCCTTTAATACTTTCTCCAACCTAAACATACTTGCCAG GATGCACAAGAGCAAGAATGTGGCTCCGTACATCAAAGCTCAGCATTTGAACCAAGCCCTCAACGAATGTCTTCCCAAAATCCTTCAAATCTTCGAATGCACCGTCAACAAACTGGTCCTGAGGATGGACAGGGATGCTGCCGAGCGGATTGCGGATAAATTCAAGGCCCAGCAAAgtagaaataataataacaacaatgaACTGTGCAATGGCAAGGATTACGGAAAGCGCACGAAACTGGAGCCGGGAGAAGATAAGGAGGACGATGAGGACGCTATCCGCATGCGCTTGGCCCATCTCATTGTGGATCTGTTGAACAACATTGAAGCCGGCAGCCGAACCACTGTCCTGCGCACTCCATTAGTCCTCAAGCTGGCCACGCTAAGCGTAAAGTACTTCTTTGTGGGCTTAACCGAGAAGA CTGTGATCCGTCGAGCGGCGGCTTCGCATCGCTCCTACACACTGTTGCAGAGGCAGTGTTCCGCCCGGAAAATCGCGAGAACCGTCTGCCTGCGCGAGCTGGTGGAGCGCGCGCTCTTTTATCACGGCCACTTGCTTGGTCAGCTGGAGGTGTATCAGCGCGACGAGCTTGAGATACCCGAGCACGAACACCTCATCCTGCAGAATCTGCACACCAGCTCTGGCGCCAACTCGAATCGCTCCGTGCTGCATTCCGGTATTATAGGCAGAGGTCTGCGACCAGTGCTGCCCCCCAGCGAGCGGAACTGCGATGCGGAGAAGCAGGCGCTGTATCTTAAGGCATTGAATGCCTGCTGCGCCGATCTGGAGAAGCCCAACAACGTGGAGGGCTACTCGCTGGTCTCGCTGCTGCTGGTCGAGCTGGTCTCCACGGATGTCATGTACAACGGTCTGCCCTTTCCGGACGAGGAGTTCACCAGGGTCACAATGGAGCGGGACATGCTAATCAGGAGGGCGTTCATCAACTCCCCAGTGCTCTGGGCGGTTTTGGGACTGATCGCCGGTCATAGGCCGGCGCTTTGCTACTCCTCCGTGCTACTGCGCGCACTGTGCGCCACCTGCTTGCATCACTGGCGGGGCAAGAATG TCAATCGATTCCAGCCCACTGCTGCGAACGATGAGCTGATGCTGTGCACCAAGAAGATGCTGCAACTGCTGGCTATGAGCCAACTGATTCCGCCTCCACTCACCAATCTGCATCTCATCATCGAGCACTTTGAGTCGGCAGAG ATCGCCCTGCTGCTGCGCGAGTGCATCTGGAACTACCTTAAAGATCACGTGCCCTCGCCGGCGCTGTTTCACGTGGACAACAACGGACTGCACTGGCGCAACACGAAGCTGGCCAAGGTGCCGCCGCAATACGTGGACCCGTTGCGCCATCTAATGCAGCGCAAGCTGTCCACCCTGGGCCCACACTACCATCAGATGTTCATCATGGGCGAGCTGATGGAGGGCGACTCGGAGCCAGATCCGACGGCCCGGCTGCAGATCGTTGAAATAGATTAA